A part of Mesoplodon densirostris isolate mMesDen1 chromosome 10, mMesDen1 primary haplotype, whole genome shotgun sequence genomic DNA contains:
- the LOC132497264 gene encoding small ribosomal subunit protein eS27-like has protein sequence MDVKCPGGYKITTVFSCAQTVVLHVGCSTVLCQPTGGKARPTEGCSFRRRQH, from the coding sequence atggatGTAAAATGTCCAGGTGGCTACAAGATTACCACGGTTTTCAGCTGTGCTCAGACAGTGGTGCTTCACGTAGGTTGTTCAACAGTGTTGTGCCAGCCAACAGGAGGAAAGGCCAGACCCACAGAAGGGTGTTCATTTAGAAGAAGGCAACATTAA